The proteins below are encoded in one region of Chrysemys picta bellii isolate R12L10 chromosome 4, ASM1138683v2, whole genome shotgun sequence:
- the PSRC1 gene encoding proline/serine-rich coiled-coil protein 1 isoform X2, translating to MPRLCAKRRRGTPGPDGVDSPWTTLMLPGKMEMAEEDIKFITDEKFDFGLSSPSDSQEEERVEEEELRHVDRGVAQRLDLNVQQREGARECLARWSPLSPEKLEEIVKEANRLAVQLERCSLQEKENASSGALGPAGEPLMPARLLHKERASPRSPRRETFVVKNSPVRALLPTVEPGTPLPMGKSPSPCARAALTPPRLRHKLGSCSAGSERLRKKCTPSKGPALSPTKRPQSSKKLSLQDPPHSRASPTAGRREPMGPRSSPARPRPAQEPSPPRRRAQPLQEASAGRAKASRDDAPQLPASAGPTHSAHAHQTQATSTAAPVPTSRRLMPSGIPKPASGSVVLSRAAVSGRPSQPQPMGHGSAGRRVLPSAAGQRGPGPQRAAPPGSRLQPPRKVTLPSSLRPGAAP from the exons ATAGTCCCTGGACTACCTTGATGCTCCCTGGAAAAATGGAGATGGCAGAAGAAG ATATAAAATTTATCACCGATGAGAAGTTTGACTTTGGTCTGTCTTCTCCTTCAGACAG ccaggaggaggagcgtGTCGAGGAGGAGGAGCTCCGGCACGTTGACAGGGGTGTGGCACAAAGGCTCGACCTGAACGTGCAGCAGAGGGAGGGCGCCAGAGAGTGCCTGGCCCGATGGAGCCCGCTGAGTCCCGAGAAGCTGGAGGAGATCGTGAAAGAGGCCAACCGGCTGGCCGTGCAGCTGGAGAGATGCAGCCTGCAGGAGAAGGAGAACGCCAGCTCCGGGGCGCTGGGTCCAGCCGGGGAGCCCCTTATGCCCGCGCGGCTCCTGCACAAGGAGCGGGcaagcccccggagcccccggcgcGAGACCTTCGTGGTGAAGAACAGCCCTGTCAGGGCGCTGCTGCCCACCGTGGAGCCAGGAACGCCCCTCCCCATGGGGAAAAGCCCCTCGCCATGTGCTAGAGCAGCGCTGACTCCCCCCCGCCTCCGACACAAACTGGGCAGCTGCTCCGCTGGCAGCGAACGGCTCCGTAAGAAATGCACCCCCAGCAAGGGCCCTGCTCTGTCGCCCACAAAGAGACCTCAGAGCAGCAAGAAG CTGAGCCTCCAGGACCCGCCCCACAGCCGTGCGTCGCCCACAGCGGGGAGGAGAGAACCGATGGGCCCCAGGTCgtcccccgcccggccccgccctgCACAGGAGCCCTCGCCGCCCCGCAGGAGAGCACAACCACTTCAGGAAGCAAGTGCAG GTCGGGCTAAGGCCTCCAGGGATGatgctccccagctcccagccagcgcCGGGCCTACCCACAGTGCACACGCCCACCAGACCCAGGCCACGAGCACGGCCGCCCCTGTGCCCACGAGTCGCCGCCTGATGCCCAGCGGcatccccaagccagccagtggCAGTGTCGTCCTGAGCAGGGCTGCTGTGTCCGGGAGGCCCAGCCAACCACAGCCCATGGGCCATGGCTCAGCTGGCAGGAGGGTGCTGCCGAGCGCAGCCGGACAGAGAg GCCCTGGCCCCCAGCGGGCAGCCCCTCCAggcagcaggctgcagccgcCCCGGAAGGTGACCTTGCCCAGCTCTCTGAG GCCTGGGGCTGCTCCCTGA
- the PSRC1 gene encoding proline/serine-rich coiled-coil protein 1 isoform X4 encodes MLPGKMEMAEEDIKFITDEKFDFGLSSPSDSQEEERVEEEELRHVDRGVAQRLDLNVQQREGARECLARWSPLSPEKLEEIVKEANRLAVQLERCSLQEKENASSGALGPAGEPLMPARLLHKERASPRSPRRETFVVKNSPVRALLPTVEPGTPLPMGKSPSPCARAALTPPRLRHKLGSCSAGSERLRKKCTPSKGPALSPTKRPQSSKKLSLQDPPHSRASPTAGRREPMGPRSSPARPRPAQEPSPPRRRAQPLQEASAGRAKASRDDAPQLPASAGPTHSAHAHQTQATSTAAPVPTSRRLMPSGIPKPASGSVVLSRAAVSGRPSQPQPMGHGSAGRRVLPSAAGQRAGPGPQRAAPPGSRLQPPRKVTLPSSLRPGAAP; translated from the exons ATGCTCCCTGGAAAAATGGAGATGGCAGAAGAAG ATATAAAATTTATCACCGATGAGAAGTTTGACTTTGGTCTGTCTTCTCCTTCAGACAG ccaggaggaggagcgtGTCGAGGAGGAGGAGCTCCGGCACGTTGACAGGGGTGTGGCACAAAGGCTCGACCTGAACGTGCAGCAGAGGGAGGGCGCCAGAGAGTGCCTGGCCCGATGGAGCCCGCTGAGTCCCGAGAAGCTGGAGGAGATCGTGAAAGAGGCCAACCGGCTGGCCGTGCAGCTGGAGAGATGCAGCCTGCAGGAGAAGGAGAACGCCAGCTCCGGGGCGCTGGGTCCAGCCGGGGAGCCCCTTATGCCCGCGCGGCTCCTGCACAAGGAGCGGGcaagcccccggagcccccggcgcGAGACCTTCGTGGTGAAGAACAGCCCTGTCAGGGCGCTGCTGCCCACCGTGGAGCCAGGAACGCCCCTCCCCATGGGGAAAAGCCCCTCGCCATGTGCTAGAGCAGCGCTGACTCCCCCCCGCCTCCGACACAAACTGGGCAGCTGCTCCGCTGGCAGCGAACGGCTCCGTAAGAAATGCACCCCCAGCAAGGGCCCTGCTCTGTCGCCCACAAAGAGACCTCAGAGCAGCAAGAAG CTGAGCCTCCAGGACCCGCCCCACAGCCGTGCGTCGCCCACAGCGGGGAGGAGAGAACCGATGGGCCCCAGGTCgtcccccgcccggccccgccctgCACAGGAGCCCTCGCCGCCCCGCAGGAGAGCACAACCACTTCAGGAAGCAAGTGCAG GTCGGGCTAAGGCCTCCAGGGATGatgctccccagctcccagccagcgcCGGGCCTACCCACAGTGCACACGCCCACCAGACCCAGGCCACGAGCACGGCCGCCCCTGTGCCCACGAGTCGCCGCCTGATGCCCAGCGGcatccccaagccagccagtggCAGTGTCGTCCTGAGCAGGGCTGCTGTGTCCGGGAGGCCCAGCCAACCACAGCCCATGGGCCATGGCTCAGCTGGCAGGAGGGTGCTGCCGAGCGCAGCCGGACAGAGAg CAGGCCCTGGCCCCCAGCGGGCAGCCCCTCCAggcagcaggctgcagccgcCCCGGAAGGTGACCTTGCCCAGCTCTCTGAG GCCTGGGGCTGCTCCCTGA
- the PSRC1 gene encoding proline/serine-rich coiled-coil protein 1 isoform X1, which translates to MPRLCAKRRRGTPGPDGVDSPWTTLMLPGKMEMAEEDIKFITDEKFDFGLSSPSDSQEEERVEEEELRHVDRGVAQRLDLNVQQREGARECLARWSPLSPEKLEEIVKEANRLAVQLERCSLQEKENASSGALGPAGEPLMPARLLHKERASPRSPRRETFVVKNSPVRALLPTVEPGTPLPMGKSPSPCARAALTPPRLRHKLGSCSAGSERLRKKCTPSKGPALSPTKRPQSSKKLSLQDPPHSRASPTAGRREPMGPRSSPARPRPAQEPSPPRRRAQPLQEASAGRAKASRDDAPQLPASAGPTHSAHAHQTQATSTAAPVPTSRRLMPSGIPKPASGSVVLSRAAVSGRPSQPQPMGHGSAGRRVLPSAAGQRAGPGPQRAAPPGSRLQPPRKVTLPSSLRPGAAP; encoded by the exons ATAGTCCCTGGACTACCTTGATGCTCCCTGGAAAAATGGAGATGGCAGAAGAAG ATATAAAATTTATCACCGATGAGAAGTTTGACTTTGGTCTGTCTTCTCCTTCAGACAG ccaggaggaggagcgtGTCGAGGAGGAGGAGCTCCGGCACGTTGACAGGGGTGTGGCACAAAGGCTCGACCTGAACGTGCAGCAGAGGGAGGGCGCCAGAGAGTGCCTGGCCCGATGGAGCCCGCTGAGTCCCGAGAAGCTGGAGGAGATCGTGAAAGAGGCCAACCGGCTGGCCGTGCAGCTGGAGAGATGCAGCCTGCAGGAGAAGGAGAACGCCAGCTCCGGGGCGCTGGGTCCAGCCGGGGAGCCCCTTATGCCCGCGCGGCTCCTGCACAAGGAGCGGGcaagcccccggagcccccggcgcGAGACCTTCGTGGTGAAGAACAGCCCTGTCAGGGCGCTGCTGCCCACCGTGGAGCCAGGAACGCCCCTCCCCATGGGGAAAAGCCCCTCGCCATGTGCTAGAGCAGCGCTGACTCCCCCCCGCCTCCGACACAAACTGGGCAGCTGCTCCGCTGGCAGCGAACGGCTCCGTAAGAAATGCACCCCCAGCAAGGGCCCTGCTCTGTCGCCCACAAAGAGACCTCAGAGCAGCAAGAAG CTGAGCCTCCAGGACCCGCCCCACAGCCGTGCGTCGCCCACAGCGGGGAGGAGAGAACCGATGGGCCCCAGGTCgtcccccgcccggccccgccctgCACAGGAGCCCTCGCCGCCCCGCAGGAGAGCACAACCACTTCAGGAAGCAAGTGCAG GTCGGGCTAAGGCCTCCAGGGATGatgctccccagctcccagccagcgcCGGGCCTACCCACAGTGCACACGCCCACCAGACCCAGGCCACGAGCACGGCCGCCCCTGTGCCCACGAGTCGCCGCCTGATGCCCAGCGGcatccccaagccagccagtggCAGTGTCGTCCTGAGCAGGGCTGCTGTGTCCGGGAGGCCCAGCCAACCACAGCCCATGGGCCATGGCTCAGCTGGCAGGAGGGTGCTGCCGAGCGCAGCCGGACAGAGAg CAGGCCCTGGCCCCCAGCGGGCAGCCCCTCCAggcagcaggctgcagccgcCCCGGAAGGTGACCTTGCCCAGCTCTCTGAG GCCTGGGGCTGCTCCCTGA
- the PSRC1 gene encoding proline/serine-rich coiled-coil protein 1 isoform X3: MPRLCAKRRRGTPGPDGVDSPWTTLMLPGKMEMAEEDIKFITDEKFDFGLSSPSDSQEEERVEEEELRHVDRGVAQRLDLNVQQREGARECLARWSPLSPEKLEEIVKEANRLAVQLERCSLQEKENASSGALGPAGEPLMPARLLHKERASPRSPRRETFVVKNSPVRALLPTVEPGTPLPMGKSPSPCARAALTPPRLRHKLGSCSAGSERLRKKCTPSKGPALSPTKRPQSSKKLSLQDPPHSRASPTAGRREPMGPRSSPARPRPAQEPSPPRRRAQPLQEASAGRAKASRDDAPQLPASAGPTHSAHAHQTQATSTAAPVPTSRRLMPSGIPKPASGSVVLSRAAVSGRPSQPQPMGHGSAGRRVLPSAAGQRGLGLLPEKSLWLWPRIPQR; this comes from the exons ATAGTCCCTGGACTACCTTGATGCTCCCTGGAAAAATGGAGATGGCAGAAGAAG ATATAAAATTTATCACCGATGAGAAGTTTGACTTTGGTCTGTCTTCTCCTTCAGACAG ccaggaggaggagcgtGTCGAGGAGGAGGAGCTCCGGCACGTTGACAGGGGTGTGGCACAAAGGCTCGACCTGAACGTGCAGCAGAGGGAGGGCGCCAGAGAGTGCCTGGCCCGATGGAGCCCGCTGAGTCCCGAGAAGCTGGAGGAGATCGTGAAAGAGGCCAACCGGCTGGCCGTGCAGCTGGAGAGATGCAGCCTGCAGGAGAAGGAGAACGCCAGCTCCGGGGCGCTGGGTCCAGCCGGGGAGCCCCTTATGCCCGCGCGGCTCCTGCACAAGGAGCGGGcaagcccccggagcccccggcgcGAGACCTTCGTGGTGAAGAACAGCCCTGTCAGGGCGCTGCTGCCCACCGTGGAGCCAGGAACGCCCCTCCCCATGGGGAAAAGCCCCTCGCCATGTGCTAGAGCAGCGCTGACTCCCCCCCGCCTCCGACACAAACTGGGCAGCTGCTCCGCTGGCAGCGAACGGCTCCGTAAGAAATGCACCCCCAGCAAGGGCCCTGCTCTGTCGCCCACAAAGAGACCTCAGAGCAGCAAGAAG CTGAGCCTCCAGGACCCGCCCCACAGCCGTGCGTCGCCCACAGCGGGGAGGAGAGAACCGATGGGCCCCAGGTCgtcccccgcccggccccgccctgCACAGGAGCCCTCGCCGCCCCGCAGGAGAGCACAACCACTTCAGGAAGCAAGTGCAG GTCGGGCTAAGGCCTCCAGGGATGatgctccccagctcccagccagcgcCGGGCCTACCCACAGTGCACACGCCCACCAGACCCAGGCCACGAGCACGGCCGCCCCTGTGCCCACGAGTCGCCGCCTGATGCCCAGCGGcatccccaagccagccagtggCAGTGTCGTCCTGAGCAGGGCTGCTGTGTCCGGGAGGCCCAGCCAACCACAGCCCATGGGCCATGGCTCAGCTGGCAGGAGGGTGCTGCCGAGCGCAGCCGGACAGAGAg GCCTGGGGCTGCTCCCTGAGAAATCACTTTGGCTTTGGCCCAGGATCCCCCAGCGCTAA